In Struthio camelus isolate bStrCam1 chromosome 22, bStrCam1.hap1, whole genome shotgun sequence, one DNA window encodes the following:
- the LOC104147656 gene encoding transmembrane protein 45B: MPSSFNGNALRGTFFFIFGLWWSVKYPLKYLRQKANAENQPSRGVQRLEVLEGTVKAFFALAGILAEQFVPAGPHLLLYSPETHSWTDLTHWHYTTMYLFFLLSGIVEVVSHSPLKLPVGLDRLSLSMALLIEGLLFCSRDYSDAALDRHLHSLLAIAIFAGALCAFLEVFIRDHFVLEFFRTSSFLLQGSWFWQIGFVLSPPWGGLGWDQTDRGNFMFLTMCFCWHYAGALAVMAANSAASRCCNESCQLKFGDIDVELDCGMCIRKGKSSSGALLPESGSDDK, encoded by the exons ATGCCATCAAGTTTCAATGGCAATGCCCTCCGGGGCaccttcttcttcatttttggtCTCTGGTGGTCTGTGAAATATCCTCTGAAGTACCTCAGACAGAAAGCGAATGCTGAGAATCAGCCAAGCCGTGGTGTCCAGCGCTTGGAAGTCCTCGAAGGGACAGTCAAAGCTTTCTTTGCTCTCGCAG GGATCCTGGCTGAGCAATTTGTTCCTGCTGGTCCCCATCTGCTGCTGTACAGTCCTGAGACCCACAGCTGGACAGATCTAACCCACTGGCACTACACAACCATGTAtttgttcttcctcctctccgGCATCGTGGAAGTTGTCTCGCATTCCCCACTCAAGCTGCCTGTTGGGTTAGATCGACTCTCGCTGTCCATGGCTCTGCTTATTGAAG GCTTGCTCTTCTGCTCCCGTGACTACAGTGATGCCGCACTGGATCGTCACCTCCATTCCCTGCTGGCCATAGCCATCTTTGCTGGAGCCCTTTGTGCGTTCCTGGAAGTGTTCATCCGAGATCACTTCGTGCTGGAGTTCTTCAGgaccagctccttcctcctgcagGGCTCTTGGTTCTGGCAG ATTGGATTTGTGCTCTCCCCTCCATGGGGAGGACTGGGCTGGGATCAGACTGACCGTGGCAATTTCATGTTCCTCACCATGTGCTTCTGCTGGCACTACGCCGGCGCTCTCGCAGTCATGGCAGCCAACTCCGCCGCCTCTCGCTG ctgcaacgaATCCTGCCAGCTGAAATTTGGGGACATCGACGTTGAGCTCGACTGTGGAATGTGCATCCGCAAAGGCAAGAGCTCCAGCGGCGCCCTGCTGCCGGAGAGCGGCTCAGATGACAAGTGA